A segment of the Corylus avellana chromosome ca2, CavTom2PMs-1.0 genome:
TATTGTTAATGTTATGATTGACTCTCCTTCACTTAGCAGGATATGGAAAGAATGGTTGAAGATTATGGTGGGATTCGGGAGAAAGaaccattttttctttcaaaatcttGTGATAGAGAGGTATGTGCCAacctataattcattattttgCCATTGAATGCAATTTTACTTATTAGGatacttattttgttatgtttaaAATTGCTTTATTGTCCTAGTGGCTGATCCTTTAGGCAGTGTCCTTGATGTAGTGCATTCATATTAAGCCTGTCTTGACGACCCCtagaaaaattaaaggaaaataaattagagTACATTTAGCATTAGATATAAGAAACTACTGACTTGACTGGGGTTCTCTGTGGTATTCTGCTTTAGAGCCCGTAAACCGAGTAGAGTTTTCTGAATCCTACAATTACATTAACAGGCCTGCACCAGATATTGATATTGTGGACACTGAAATTATGGGATTGTGgtcatgaaaataataataatttcagaGTTGGTCCTTAAAGAAGTTGGaaaattttggataaaattttaaGATAACTGTGTTTTGGTAAGATATACATGATAGTTAGAAAAAAGCAATGTCATCTTTTCATAATTATCATTAGAAGGTTTTCTGCATGAGTTTGTAATTGTCAATAACTTTTGAGTCTTTGAATGATAATGATGAATTTATCCCCGCATGCGAAGGAGTAGCCTTTTCCTTAATCATTAACCCTGTCCCTGGTGATGGTAGGAATTTAGCCTAGTTCTTTAGTACAAACCCaaattaaagtattgattaaatgattaaattcacactTTCTCATTAGCTTAAGCCTTTGGGATAACTAGTGATTTGATATCGTATCATAACAAAAGTCTTGAGTTCTAATCCTAACTCTATAATTTAgcttccatttcaattaaagtATTCCACGTTTTAGGCCTCACTTGTTGATGGAGAGTTTGAGTTCATATGTAAAGGAGActattagaatattaaattaaatgatgaaTTTCACAAATTCCTtccaacttaaacttttaagatgagtgatgatttaacaaccTATAGAAACTTAACTAGCGAATTTTGGCTCGGCACCTCTAGTTTATATATGCTATATGTAAAAGTTGGTCTAAATTGGGAATATTATCGCAGGTTCTTATCATCTCATGCACAAGAATTTTGGTATAAGTTGACCAGTAATGTAATACTTTTGTTATATCCCCATCATAGGCTgggccctctctctctctctcattttttccCTCCCCTTTTTGGCAGCCATTGTCTAGTGGCTTTCTTGATGGTGGGAATACAACAGGGACTGCTCTTTTAAGTGCACCAGCATCAGCCTAGGCTCAATGAACATGCAGCTCTGATTCCCGAAGCTGATGCCTATAGAGTTTATGGTGAATCTCAGTTTCTGCATATACATTATTGACGGATTATTCATGCGCAGGAGATATGATGTAAACTAGTAATAAAAAGGCAGTTTTTTGGGTTGAGAAGAGATGCCATTTTTCCTTCTCAATCATCTTTATTGCTTTTATGATGGGTTGAAGTCATTCCTGCTCCTTTTTCTCTGCATTGTAACTTTAAATTGTTgttaatagaaattaaaaatatattaaaagcGTCTCCTCCAAcccacctaattttttttttttttgatgatgtttatatattaaaattttgtattttcctgtACTTTTTTATGAATTGGATGAGTCTTTCTAGTTGATATCATAAATGgaataaaattacaacattatcgatatttattttatatgaacGTATTTCTTCTTGATGCCTGCAACTGAACACATGATATCGAATtcatctaattaaaaaaagaaaaaaagaaaaaagctactCAACAGCAGCCTGCAGAGAATGTTCTTGTTCCTACAAAAGGCCTATTACAGGGGAGGTGGAAAAGATTGGCTTCTCCTTTAAACCGTTGTGACAAATGCTTTTCCTTCTTGGCTTTGCCTCTCCAAGCATTGTTATGATATCCCTCATAGATGGTCTGTCCCTGGGGAGCTTTGCAGTACAAACAAGTGCGATTCGAAGGACAAGAAGCATCTCTTCTTGAACATGTTTGCAATCACCAGCTATGTTGTTGTCCAGAGCTTCTTCTAAGCCTCTCTTGTTTTTGATCTTCCTTCGAACCCATTCGACGATGTCGATCGATTCTCCAAATGCAGCATCCAGAGGCATTTTCCCAGTCACAAGCTCCAGAAGAACCACGCCAAAACTATATATGTCAGTCTTCTCATTAACCTTCAGAGTGTATCCGTATTCTGccattgaagaaaagaaaattaaggaaaacaatGAACAAAAATTCCTCTAGTTTGACAAATATAGGTGTCAATGCAAATGTAACTAACCAGGAGCAATATATCCATAAGATCCAGCCACTGTGGAAACTGTCTCATCCTTATGAACCATCATCCTTGCCAGCCCAAAATCTGCTATCCTTGCTTCAAGATTGTCATCAAGGAGTATGTTGTTGGACTTGATATCCCGGTGGATCACCGGCGGGTGGCAGCCGTGGTGCAGGTAGTTCAGCCCTTGTGCAACGCCGACGGCTATGTTATATCGCGAAACCCAGTCCACCAACAACTTTCTGGCTTCTTTACTGTGAAGCGCCGTCCCTAGGTTCCCGTTTGCCATGTACTCGTATACAACCATAATGTCAGCTTCGTTATGGAGATACCCTAATAGCCTCACAATGTTCCGATGCCGGAGCCTCCCTAGGAGATTCACCTCTCTCAATAGATCATTGCCGTTTTCAACGTCCGACGGCCCAGACCTCCATAGCTTCTTAACGGCAATGACTGCATGCGGCCGATGGATTTCAGCCTTGTAGACTACACCAGTCCCGCCCATGCCAATCAGATTTGATTCTTTAATGCAAGCTAGTATGTCGCAGCTGGTGAAACTGATCCTCTGGAATGCTACTAGCCTCCAAGGCCATTGCTCATTGCTCttgttgaacaaatcatcaatgAAACTGTTGTATAAGTTCCATCTTCTATATAGCCACCTTCCAGAGAAAAATGCTATTCCAAGagataaaattattgaaattccTACAATAAATCCCACAATGATGTGTTTGATATGCATGTTAAACCTCCTTGGCGTCGGTGGCGCGGCAAAAGTTTCAGAACATGGTGGAAGTATGCCGCCACAAAGACCGGCATTGCCGATAAGCTCATTAGGATTTATGGTCATTAACAAACCATTTGAAGGGACAGGACCCTCAAGCTTGTTGAATGACAAGTTGATCATTTCCAGGGCTGGAGAGCTTCCGAAGTTTTTTGGAATCCGACCAATGAGAGAATTGTTGGACAGATCAAGAATGGCTAATGTTGGCATGGTTGCAAGCCCTTTTGGAATTTCTCCAGTTAACCGGTTGTTTCCAAGGTTTAGATTCACCAGCTTTTGGCATGAAGCAATACTCTCTGGCATTTTTCCAGAGAAACTGTTGTTTGAAAGATCGAGCATGGAAAGTGATGGGCAGTCTTGGAACTGATCTGGGATACTACCTTCCAGATTGTTGTTGGAAGCAATGAAGCTTTGTAGATTAGGAATAGAGAAAATGGTGAAAGGAAGGGATGATTTAAGGTTGTTGGAGGAGACATCAATGAAAGAAAGCAATGTAGACATGGTGATGTCTTCTGGGATTTTTCCAGTGAGATTGTTTTCTGCCAATTCCAACCTCTGAAGTTTTGGGAGATCTCCAAAACCAATCGGAATGGTCCCAGAAATGCGATTACTCTGCATCCGAACGCGGATCAGTGACTTACATTTTGCAAGACCGATTGGAATGGGGCCGGAAAATGAATTGTTGAAGAGGATGAGTTTAGTGAGATTGCCTGAATTACACAAAAATGGTGGAATCTCACCCGACAACGAATTCGACGACACGTCTAACCATTGCAATGGGGAGTTTTTTCCAAGATTTGCTGGCAAAGGACCTGTAAGAGAATTCTTCCATAGCTCTAGTACCTCTAACTTAGTCAACTCACCAAGCTTCTTTGGAATTGGACCAATCAGTTGATTGCACATCAGATTCAAGAGCTGCAAGTTCTTCAATCCTGCAAGCTCAGCTGGAATCTCTCCTGAAATCTGATTATCAGAAAGATCCAGAAACATTAGTGATGTAATGTTACCAATTTCTGGTGGAATTTTTCCtgtaaatttgtttttgtacaAATAAATTGTAGCAAGTTGATTTAGCCTACTCAATTGAGGTGGAATTTGGCCACTTAGGCTGCCAACCGCCAAGTCAAGATACTTGAGATTGGTAAGGTTGCCTAGCTCCACAGGGATTTCACCTTCAAACTCATTGTATCCAAGAATTATAGTTTCTATAGAAGAAAGTTGGCCGAGCTCCGCCGGAATCTTTCCGGTGAGATTATTCCCAGAAAGGCCAAGGAACTTCAGCTTCTGCAAGTTCTTGAAAGATGCAGGGATTGACCCTTCAAAGAAGCTGCCTCTAAAATCGAGTATCTCAAGTGATGTTGCATCTCCAAGATCATCTGGAAGGAAACCTGAGAAATTATTGCTGGATGCATTTACTGAAGTAAGGCCTTTGGCACTTCCAACACCTCTAGGGAAGTTGCCAATGAAGGAATTCTGACTTACATCAATGCTCTCCAGTGAAGCAAGATTTGATAGTGATTTTGGCAATGATGAAGAGAACCCATTACAGCAAATATTGAGAGAAGAGATACTCTGCAGGCCTTGAATGTGGTCTGCTACATAGCCGCTGAGATTCATGTTGGAAAGATCAAGCTTCTCCACAAAACCTTTGGAGTTGCACCAGACTCCTGTCCAGTTACAATGGGGTGAAGATGAACCTTTCTCAACCATTTGCCAATCCTTCAGGCTATCCAAGGGATCAACAAGACTAGATTTTATTGACATTAACGTTGACAATTCATAATTTGGTAAGGTTTGATTTTCCTCAGCAAGAACCAGAGAGAGGCCAATGTAACAACAGAAGAGCAGCAAGTGTGTCTGcattttgttgttcttttggCTTCCTCCCTCTTAATTGTGtggcatttttttgtttttttgttttttggctaTGTGGAACAAAGGAGTAAGAAGGTGGCAACAGGGAGTTATATATGAATTTGAGAGGAACAAAGGAGTAAGAAGTTGGCAACAGGGAGTTATATatgaatttgagagagagagagagagagagagagagagagattagattATTGTGTATTCGTGGGTTCTTGGGATCTGTACCAGCTAATAATCTGCAACTGATGACAGTAAAGCTTTGGACTTATTGGAAATATTGTAGACATTGAAACATGGGAGAGAATCAGAGAATGTGTTTGCAGTGAGTGCTCATCATTGGATTTGGGTAGGGTTGACAAATTTTAACACGATTTGCAAACTTAACACGAATTTGACATGAAATTAAATGGTTAGTGTTGAGGAGTCTGACCCATCTAATTAAATTGGTCGGGTTAGAGttgatttatatagtcttatacccatgcATCGAAACGACTCAAACTCGAGACGCAACATAATAattggtaatttttgacatgatctgcaaactcaatataaaattataggGTTAGGGTTAAAGGATTTGactagtttaattaaatgggttaggttatggttgacttatatagtcttatatttatACTTTGACACGATCCAAACCCgacacaaaaacacaaattgtcacccCTAGATCTAGGTGCTGTAGTTAAAACTCTCTgcaaaaacaaccaaaatgtccagattttatttttttttaaaaaaattgaaaaccaaaaCGTTGTCgattattctcatttttttctttcttttaactaAATGGGAAAAAGATTACAGGAAAAGTCGATTATTCTCACTTAAACGTGTTtggttagaaaaaaagaaaaaaagaaaaaaaaaagaaggttaaaTCTCGACCCTTGATTATTTTTACAAGAGATGTGTTGTAGTAAAAGTCATATGCCGGATCCcttgattattttcttatcatttgATTATGGTCAATCCAAGTGGGTGATTAACAAATAacgatattttttttcatttcttaatttttaagggaaaatgaACTTGCATCCTTACAATTTAccttcttttagtttttatttttatttttattggaaatTCATTATCAAGATTGAAATGTATAACTTTCCTACCTTATTTCTATTCAAAAAGGCTACCTTATTTCTATTCAAAAAGATATTGCAACTATAGGATGTTCTCACAAGGGTAGTAATTTGTGTTTGCGTGTTGAGTTTGAGTCGTATTAAGgtatgaatataagactatattaGTCAACTATAAcctaacttatttaattaaacatgttggACCTCTTAACCTTTATGCACTAATTTCGTGTCAAATCATTgttaagactatataggtcaactctaACTCAACCCATTTGATTAAACAGGCTAAACCCATCAACCCTAATCTCCGATCATattaaaaattgccaaccctactTCCTTCTCTCACTTGACTTGCCTTGAACACTTTCCTTCTATTTCATAACAAAAATGATTAACCATATAGTCCACCATAAAACAAATTCTCTCACTAGTCTTTTTCTTCTACATTTGGTCCACTTTCTCCCTACATTAGCCTTACAGTTGAAGCATCATTGGGTTGTGTCACTATCTTCCTCATTGTTATTGTTGCTACATACAACACAACAAGGACATAAATACCCATCACATTAGTACTCAaccaaatttaccattaatCCTTAAAGCATGTAATTCAATTTTAGTTCATgttaattcatttttatatatttatgaaggCAATTATCCTCAAAACCTCAATATGATTGAGGGACAGAAGAGAATCTGATCATGTTACAATTTGGAGAAAGATTATATAAACAAGAGACAAGTTGGAACTTTCTCCATGAAACACAGAAACAGATAATGGAGGGAAATGTTCTTGAGACAATCATTGTCTGCGCCCACCAAACACCATTCCTTCCAATAAACAATTGCAGCCCATTCCTAAGCCTCCACATGCACTTCTCTGCCTCTATGCAATTATtaagacttaaaaaataaaagaatcccATAAGATACCCAATATTAAATACTTAAGCAATTAAAGGGTAATAGTTCTAACCATTTAACATGGTGGAGAGCTGGAAGCCATGTGGAAGGCCAGCTTCCTAAGCATGGACTCAAATTCCTCATCATTGATCTTACTGCCTTTTGGAAGGTGcttacacacacatacacaatatatatatatataaatttttttttgctatattTTTTTGTACCCATTTGGGATTCCATAAGGAGGTACAAGATTAGGTGTCCCACATGGTGTTATGCTGAAGCCACCACAACCATGAATATCATTCCATCTATATAGAGGGATGGGGGAATCAAAATTGTGGGCAGCATATGAATTCAATGGCGGTGGTTGGTTAGCCTTCTCCAGCACTTGAAAAGCACAAaggatgaagagaaaaaaagaaaaagaataaatgtaACAAGTACAAATTAAACTTACTGATAAATTATGTatgaattaataatattttttttaaaaaaaattatgaatggaTCATGCCATTGTCTTTGGGAACAATTCTTTTGTTGAACTCAAAATGGAAACTAAGATGAGATCACATCtcttagagtaatgctataagtctttctAAAATCTTcttagagtcatcccaaatgtgatgtgacttttgaAATtcccgttgaatttgagatgtgatttattgacttttgatctattggtaattttaaaagtcacatcacatttaggatGACTCTATGAAGACTCTAGAAAGATTTATAGTATTACTCGTAAATTTAGAAAGTCATATAGTGCAATACTTGACCCTTGTAATGAGAAGGGCTAATGGAGCGAAGAGGGTCAAAAAAACGTGAGTACGTATCACGAGCcttattgaaagaaaatgcCCTTTACTATAGAACAAAGCAAGGGATTGAGATGTGTTAGGCGAAAGCCATTGCATTAATGGAACAAGCAACGGACGAACGCACTAGCGCGAAAGCGGTTGTGCGcgttgcagttttttttttttttttcatagaggACATGCTAATGAGAGTTACATTATATTGCACAACTTCCACAAGGTTGCAAACTTCCAATACTTTTGgtgatacatttttttttgaataatttcttATTGTGCTGAATAGCTTTTATGGCTTAGGTGCTTTAACGgtctagatttaatttaatttaattattattatttttttcttagaaagtATTCCCTTATCTCTTATGGGGAAGACTTAATAGTTGTGTTATTAGCCCATTGGGTTGGGCTTTCTGttatctctttgtttttttttttcttcttaatttttgtaaaagGGCTGTTTCAAATTTCATGGGCTTCAAAGTTCAAGCTGAAATTCGAAACCTTTGCCACTTAGCCCGAACCTCTCTTGTTCAAATGTTgttctcaattatttttttattttttatttctgtaAGTATTGTTCTTAAATTTGAAGACATGCAACCCCTTGCCgggttttgcttttttttttttcgtaagaACTTGTAAAAA
Coding sequences within it:
- the LOC132168690 gene encoding leucine-rich repeat receptor-like protein kinase PXL1, which encodes MQTHLLLFCCYIGLSLVLAEENQTLPNYELSTLMSIKSSLVDPLDSLKDWQMVEKGSSSPHCNWTGVWCNSKGFVEKLDLSNMNLSGYVADHIQGLQSISSLNICCNGFSSSLPKSLSNLASLESIDVSQNSFIGNFPRGVGSAKGLTSVNASSNNFSGFLPDDLGDATSLEILDFRGSFFEGSIPASFKNLQKLKFLGLSGNNLTGKIPAELGQLSSIETIILGYNEFEGEIPVELGNLTNLKYLDLAVGSLSGQIPPQLSRLNQLATIYLYKNKFTGKIPPEIGNITSLMFLDLSDNQISGEIPAELAGLKNLQLLNLMCNQLIGPIPKKLGELTKLEVLELWKNSLTGPLPANLGKNSPLQWLDVSSNSLSGEIPPFLCNSGNLTKLILFNNSFSGPIPIGLAKCKSLIRVRMQSNRISGTIPIGFGDLPKLQRLELAENNLTGKIPEDITMSTLLSFIDVSSNNLKSSLPFTIFSIPNLQSFIASNNNLEGSIPDQFQDCPSLSMLDLSNNSFSGKMPESIASCQKLVNLNLGNNRLTGEIPKGLATMPTLAILDLSNNSLIGRIPKNFGSSPALEMINLSFNKLEGPVPSNGLLMTINPNELIGNAGLCGGILPPCSETFAAPPTPRRFNMHIKHIIVGFIVGISIILSLGIAFFSGRWLYRRWNLYNSFIDDLFNKSNEQWPWRLVAFQRISFTSCDILACIKESNLIGMGGTGVVYKAEIHRPHAVIAVKKLWRSGPSDVENGNDLLREVNLLGRLRHRNIVRLLGYLHNEADIMVVYEYMANGNLGTALHSKEARKLLVDWVSRYNIAVGVAQGLNYLHHGCHPPVIHRDIKSNNILLDDNLEARIADFGLARMMVHKDETVSTVAGSYGYIAPEYGYTLKVNEKTDIYSFGVVLLELVTGKMPLDAAFGESIDIVEWVRRKIKNKRGLEEALDNNIAGDCKHVQEEMLLVLRIALVCTAKLPRDRPSMRDIITMLGEAKPRRKSICHNGLKEKPIFSTSPVIGLL